The nucleotide window CCTGCAAGATGTAACGATGTTTGATTTGATTGCCGCATTCAAGAAAGTACTGCAGGATATTGAACGTAAGAATATTGTACATCACGTAGAGAAAGTAAGTACCACGGTCGAAGAACAGGCTGAATTTGTACTTAACAGACTTCAGGAACACGGACGACAAACGTTCATGGAAGTCTGCGCTACCCTTAAGAATAAAATTTATGTTGTTGTTACATTTTTAGCTGTACTCGAAATGATCAAGGAGCAACAAATCAATTTATTTCTCAGTGAAGAACCAACCGATTTTTATATAGATCTTAAACCCGTTGATGAAATAATTGGCGCTAATTAAAACAAACTACCCCTATCTTAATGACTAATAAAATACTTCTATTCCTGCTCGCTGTAACTGTTGCAGCATGTAGCACTTCTACTCCTAAAGACATCTATTCCTTTTCTGAGGAAATCACTGAATCGAGCTTGTACAGTGATTTAGCCGTGCTCGCTGATGACTCTCTGCAAGGCCGTGAAACCGGAACCATCGGTGAAGAAAAAGCCGCTCGATACCTTTCCAAAAGATATACTGAAATGGGCTTAAAAGCCGTCGGCGATAATGACACCTATTTTCAGCACTACAAAGTTAAACTGAGGGGCACTGAAGATTCTGTTGCTACCAAAAACGTAGTCGCTTTTTTGGAAGGTTCTGATCCTCAAATGAAAGATGAAGTCGTTGTACTTAGTTCACACTATGATCATGTAGGCGTTGGCCGTCCAGACTCCACCGGAGATACCATCTATAACGGCGCTGATGACGATGGAAGTGGAACAACTGCCACTCTTCAAGTAGCAGAGGCGATGGCAAAAGCAAAAGCAGCCGGTGTTGGCCCAAAACGCAGTGTGCTTTTCCTTAATGTTTCAGGTGAAGAAAAGGGATTGCTTGGCTCCTACTATTATTCTGAAAATCCGCTTTTTTCAATTGAGAACACTGTGGCTAATATCAATATAGATATGATTGGCCGTGTTGATCCGGAACACCAGAACGGAGACAGCAGCTATGTGTATGTAATTGGAAACGCCATTATTTCCTCTCAAATGGATAGCCTGACCCGAATAGCAAACGACATGGGCCCGAACCTTGATTTAAGTGATCGCTATAACGACCTGAATGACCCGAACCAGTTTTACAGAAGAAGTGACCACTGGAACTTTGGGCGGTTGGGCGTTCCTTTTGTATTCTTTTTCAATGGAACTCACGAAGACTACCACCGGCCTCAGGATCATATCGAGAAAATCACTTTTGAGCCTTATCTAAAGAGAACTCATTTGGTGTATAACCTGACTGCTATCTTGGCAAACTCCCCTAATCGACCTTTGGTTGATAACCAGGAGTTTATTGAGAAAACTCAGGTCAACCCAAGGTAGAGTATTCTTTCTTTGAATGTTGATACAGCCCTGCACATAAATTTATGTGCAGGGCTTTTTTTATAGTCTATTTCCCGATCAAAATAAAAGGTGCCCAATGAACCGGTTTGTTGTAGTAGGGGTGATCAATCATTGCCAGCTTGGCATCTCTTAAAGCCTTGGCCTTATAATCAAACATTGGGTGTTCATAGAGTCCAACAAGATCCAGGCTTTGGTTCCAGATACCATAATCTTCTTCCTTATGCTCTAACACACTTTTATAAAACTTGGACATAAACACAGAAGTGCTTCGGTCAAAGATATTCCATAAGCTAACCATAACTGAGGATGAACCAGCCGTCAAAAATGACCGTTGAAGACCAAGCAGCCCTTCTCCATTTATAAGTTTACCCATTCCTGTTTGGCAAGCACTCAGGGTTACCAAGTCTGCATTTAACCTGAGACCTGATATTTCCGTGCTATTCAGGTGTCCATCCTCACCGAACAAAGATTCTACTTCCATTTTTTTTGAAAGCATGAGTCCGCTTTGTGAGGGATTTATCTCATCAATTTCAGCATGAGTAGCAAAATGTATGTAGCGAAACTGACTCAGATCGAATGACTTCAAAGTAGCTTCGGTCACATCTTCATTTTTGAGTAAGCGGGTAGTGCTAAAATTTGCTGCTATTGAATCTACTTCAAGCAAGGTCGAGGGCAGTGAAGCAAAAGAAGTTTGTGAAC belongs to Balneola sp. and includes:
- a CDS encoding peptidase M28, coding for MTNKILLFLLAVTVAACSTSTPKDIYSFSEEITESSLYSDLAVLADDSLQGRETGTIGEEKAARYLSKRYTEMGLKAVGDNDTYFQHYKVKLRGTEDSVATKNVVAFLEGSDPQMKDEVVVLSSHYDHVGVGRPDSTGDTIYNGADDDGSGTTATLQVAEAMAKAKAAGVGPKRSVLFLNVSGEEKGLLGSYYYSENPLFSIENTVANINIDMIGRVDPEHQNGDSSYVYVIGNAIISSQMDSLTRIANDMGPNLDLSDRYNDLNDPNQFYRRSDHWNFGRLGVPFVFFFNGTHEDYHRPQDHIEKITFEPYLKRTHLVYNLTAILANSPNRPLVDNQEFIEKTQVNPR